TCTAATATTTCTGCATAATTATTCGGAATGAGGCTTCATTATGGCACGAAATGATTTAATCTGGCACACGTTATTTCCAGACGTGCAAAGGTTTTGTGAAGAAAtgccatcttcttttttatataagtttcatGTAACTTTTTTTGCAATCAGGCAGACTGTTATGCCCTATAAAGACTTATACCAAAATCGGAGTTTAACAGCTGATTTTGTGACCAAAAGacaatgacacaaaaataaaataaaatggcaaaGAAAACAGTGTACAGAGAACTTAATATTAAGCAAAACACATCACGAAATACCAGGAACGCAGGGATATGGAATTTGGAAAATatcgcaaaaaaaaaaccaacacctCATTATGTCgtagaataaataaaatcaacaataaATACGTTTTACagtcatcaaaataaaaaagttgacCGATGCAATATGTCGGTATTGGCGTCGTGTTTGTTCTCAgtttaaattgtaatatttgaaTGTCGAATAATGAACGATGGATAGCTGATATATGCATAGTAAGATACACTTAACTTGGTGACGCACTCCCCAGTCAGGTTTCTGAGTTAATGTGATACCCTCAGATGTGTAAGCTAGTGTGCTTTGTCGTTATGCCTTATGATGTTTCATTGATACATATATGACGTGGGTATGTACTATGTAatctgtcattgtgttattgtactatggtaAATGTGTGTATACcgtctttattttgataatatgcTTGGTCTTCGGTGATGTGGATCATAACACAattttgactgctgtacccttgtgttgattTTTTGACTATTGTGTTTATTTGTGTGTTACACATCGTAAAacctttaaaacatttattataccaaattaattttttcgatttttctttatctttttaaaagttctaCGTGTATACAACTTCTTTTTAAAATCGCTGGAAAAGCCATTTACGTACCTGTTACCATAAACATTGATGTTAATTTTATAAGATAACTACTAGTGAATCCtttcataattataattatatcaaattatattttgtcgAACGCATCTATCGCATTGAACTAGAGATGACTGTTAAGTCGgactcatatcttgacttacatctttaaattaacaatgagggtcgattgaaaataaaattttaagatgatttcagcttaccaattgtgaactttccatttctaagtagaaaatttccagcagcacctgcatacggtgtatcTATCTCCAAATTGAAACGACaccccgtgcttgcatttcctatcatgattttgttgatagagggttgttgctcacaaggcagctattaaatcaagagttccaaatgatggagttgaaatcatctcttcatAAATTTCACGGACGCCATCAAGAGTTGGTTGACCTTTATGGAacaaccgtttcacaaatgatatcggatatgttccttacgtcgtaactacaatctatttccctttcataaatgtgccctaccgaattagactattttctatgttgtatcgtgtgtactattgtttgactgtttgtctttttcatttttagctatggcgttgtcagtttattttcgatttaggagtttgactgtacctctggtatctttcgtccttcttttttAGAAGTTCTTGTCCATAGactatttaaatttgatagtgTATCAAAAGTGAGTGGtttatcattattaaaaaaaagttcaggtaaaaaaagaatatcaacACCAACCTTTTTTTTATAGGGAAGTGCTAGCTGGtatattatcaatttatcaCACTTCAAAAGTCACTCATATGACCTAATGTTATCACATGATTCTCAATGTTTCCGTATTAGAACTTCCGTATTATGCACAATGGGGAAGAAATAAGATGGCTGTTTTATACACATTTATTACACTGATTTTAGTTGCAAATGTTAATTCAATTCAAACAAGTAAGTGTTTGTCCATATACTTATTAGACGTTAAAATGTTACTTGTTTGATATATCAATAGCCGAAATCTACATTTGTATTGATATAGAGCATTGATTAAAAATGAGTTTTGattgtgtttttatattcgtgaattgaaagtaaatagatatttatacctttcacatttcaaaaatttataaccTACACAAAATGTGTATACAAGTAGACACTATATTAAAAAAGCAAAGTTTATTTATGCACTAGTCAcaaattatgttaaaaatatcaattttattatgaataCAGTTAGATCAAGCAAATGAAGGTCTAACACCTTCAATAAGAAGGAAAGTGgatttcatttttaacaatcgacaaattcaaaaattatcaaGTGGCTGATATATGATATATCtctcttttgatttgtttatgtttaattcgcattgattaatttgatttACTTAACTAGAAGTGTAATTCGCATTTGAAACATTCTTAGTCTGAACGTAAATTCTAAAACGATTTGCAATGCGCTTTACTGTCCAAACGTCGTTAACTTTTCGCATTATCAGTTAACTAATTGTAATTTGATTCGAATTACATTAAAGAAAGTGTCTACACAACAATTTTATTCGAATTAAAGCGAATCAACTTATTCACATCAACGAATAAGAATATTTAATGTCAATTCGATAATGCAAATCAGCCCATTTCAATTCGACtcgaattaataaaaaaaaaaaaaagagatggTGTGAACCTGATTAGCGAATACGATTCGAATTCGATGCGAATTCATTTCGGCTTCAATGTACGTGTGAACGAgacatatatttgtattacatCGAGAACAAAAAAAACTGTCCCTGCTTGCTGATTACGTATGTTAGGTCTTACTTTAATCCCATGTACATGGGGTATCATGTAAAgaaatcaaattgcaaaatgaGCAACTTAAAAAACTAACTTCCAGTTTGTTGTGAATAAGGCAGACAAGaggtaaaaaaatacaagtgacGTACTTGAACAAATAAGTTCTTACTGAACCGCAATAAATTAAGTATTCTAACATTCAAAATGTACGGGAAAGTGCACAAACaataaaatcgtgttttttttaatttgacattcGGGTGTACCACAAAAAATGTCTTTCAAACCTATATCGTTTCGATGAAATAACTGCGACTGGAATATCAGcttaaaaaatacacaaaaatttgcaaaaaaatataaataaaatctagatatctgcacaaacaaaaaaagttagCACTCCCCATTTCAAGAAACATAATTTTTCAGTTAccgtaatttgtttttatctatttcaGAATACTTTAAATCAGCTTGCAACCAAACTATACCAATACCGGACGAGGGAGATATTCTATTCGTAATAGACAAGTCTCACCCTTTATCAAAAAGTCCATGCACAGTGTTTGTCTTCAATCAAAAATCTCCGTCACGTGTTTTGGtaaatttgaacaaatttaaaattgatggtTCAAAAAAATGCACACAATCTGGTTTGGATATTTACGATGGACATGGCAGTAACAAGAAACAGTCACTGACAGGTACCAATAACTTTATGACTTAATTATTATTAACAAATTCAATCAAAGTAccgatgaaaataaaatttaaagctctgattaaattatcaaattactatttttttttaaatgagatcAGTCAAAATATCGATAATATGTCATATTAGGatttctatgaaaaaaataaggcaAAATGAGGATGTGATATCTCGACCGGCATAGCTATGTAATGGAATAAGTCGGAATGTCAACAAGTGATTTCACTGCTGTCGTAGTAAACCCAATTGAAATCATTGaatttatataagtaaatatttatattacatagTCACTTTCAGTGGTTTTTCATCTTATTCTTATTCCTATggtatttaaaatttatcaaagaatTTCAAGTTAGTATAAccatgttgatttatttattgatataactTCGTccttattttgaatatttgaattcgGCATGCAGATCAAAGGTAAAAATCCATGTTTTCGGGGTTTTTCTAATCATTATTTGTTAAGTTTTATTACTATATTCAGCTCTTCCATAAACAGaacttttttccaaattttaaagttgcacAAAAAAGTCTAACCATTGTTGTAACAGTGCTAATAATCAATTATAGGTCAGAACGGGTTATGTGGCTCTATCAAAATAGATTTGTACAACTCGACGCAACAGAATATGACGTTTACCGTCCATGATAATAAAGGAACAGCTTTGCTTTCTCTACTGGTAACGTCAGCTCGCAAAGGTTTGTTCACTTTTGTTTGCTTTAAACTGCTAGTAATAGACATGTTCATCATAAGCTGATACCGAAACCGAAACCAAAAATAGTAGTAAGGTAAACGGGAAATGattattatgtttaatttaattaattcttttactccattttattgtttgaaatttaagtgtcagtctttgtaagaatcaggcaatttaggtaaaaatcaaaacatgatcagaaaaaacccaccgagctaatcatgctatttaatactaaccatcgtcctgagttaaaaataattggtctttcgtttgtgtgcatctggtaatatcaaataactcggttagaaaattggttagaatgatagcaaattatagcaaattacagagttatctccccttattcgttaatgtcaagtgcatttcaaccaaattgtatcttctattaccagaacagaaaacagaaataaatgttatttatgtGCATAACTACATTTTATGAACTGAAATGAATGTCAAATTGGTGGggttttttggtcatgttttcaccactgcctgattcttaggcagactggcacttaaaaCACTAGATGGagtttttattcaattaaaaaaataaaaagaatctaTCAAAAAAGCCCCATCAAGTTTTTTGGACCTCTTTCTTCTGACACAGATTAACAGCAGTCATACACttataattaaatgaaaaaatgtttgCCTTTATAAGTATTTGTTTTAGGTCATTTGGTAATTAAAGGTTCCCTTTATATATGTAGTTTCGTGAATGATAAATTCTATGCTCTCTGCAAGTttagaacccttgcaacaattCTCTGCGAGGTCCGATGCCTGATGcgaggtaaaatatttgtccttTATTGGTCAAGATATCCCACCTACAATCCTGGTCATCCAACCTAGCAAAACCGTGCATATTATattgcttgtatttcctatcgtgactttcttgatagagggttgctgctcacaaggaagttattaaaccaagagttacAAATGATCAAGTTGAAGTCATCCCTTcgtaattttgttttgttcaccgTTAAGGAATtatcgtttcacaaatgatatatgatatgtttcttacgtcgtaactacaacccccTACCCTTTCATGAATTGTGCCCTACCGAATCAGACTTTTTACCGGAACTTTTCGGtaatacttttgatatttttttattgtatgattttgttaaaatagaCGCAAATGTGACAGCGCAATATATATTGGTTGTAACATAACTTGATACTTTGGGGTCTAGATGACTAAATGGTCTAGGCAGTATTGTCCTCTATATTGAATTATCTGTAACGTTGTCTGTTCGAATCTAtcacaaaattaattttgttcgACTATGATCCTTATTTACAtgtgcatattttcaacgttttcaTGTAGAAGGTTGATTGTTCTATCAGTTCCATTcatcatatatacaaaaaaggcCACCTTTATTGCAAAGGATGTTGATAGTTGTGTCAAATACTAACACCTAAACAAAAAACTTTATCTGATATGTCGGAAACATTAATTTACTGCAGTAAATCTGCATTTCTTATATTGAAATAAtgcctatttttttctgtaGGAGAATGTCATCATAACGAATTGAACTGTCGAAATGGTTTTTGTATTCCTGGAAAATTAGCATGCAATGGATACAACAACTGCGGAAATGGAATCGACGAATTAACATGCGTCTTATCACTAGCTGTTGGTGTTATCATTGCCATAGTTATTGGTGCTTTGTTGGGGATTGCGTGCCTCACAACTGTGATCATATGCGTGGTATGCCGTCCACATCATAGAAGGAGGTATCGACAAATATAGTTTTTGGAAGAAAATTGAGCAAATTTGGTGTACTCGATGAATCCATTCGTTCTGAagaccactttttaaaaatatcgaAAGAAAGAAGCTCGATTTAcctcttttgaaaatattctactccttccaactttttttttgtcccaAGAGTGTATTGtaataatcatttaaataaatcatgaGTTTTAAAAGTCTTCTTTTAAACCTTAATTCCATATAAATAGGAATATGACAGGTTTTTATAAAgaatactttattttgtgtaGATACATAGGATTCCAGATTGAGAGAGACAAATGACTGTAAACTTCATTGAATTCCATACAATGTACTAACATTTTCGAATATcattatatttaatgtttattttatatacttaCATGTCTCTTTTGAATAAAGTTTTCCCCATCTTTTTGCGTACTTTCATTCATAATTTGAGA
This is a stretch of genomic DNA from Mytilus trossulus isolate FHL-02 chromosome 6, PNRI_Mtr1.1.1.hap1, whole genome shotgun sequence. It encodes these proteins:
- the LOC134720620 gene encoding low-density lipoprotein receptor-related protein 3-like, coding for MILNVSVLELPYYAQWGRNKMAVLYTFITLILVANVNSIQTKYFKSACNQTIPIPDEGDILFVIDKSHPLSKSPCTVFVFNQKSPSRVLVNLNKFKIDGSKKCTQSGLDIYDGHGSNKKQSLTGQNGLCGSIKIDLYNSTQQNMTFTVHDNKGTALLSLLVTSARKGECHHNELNCRNGFCIPGKLACNGYNNCGNGIDELTCVLSLAVGVIIAIVIGALLGIACLTTVIICVVCRPHHRRRYRQI